One Leucoraja erinacea ecotype New England chromosome 5, Leri_hhj_1, whole genome shotgun sequence DNA segment encodes these proteins:
- the pln gene encoding cardiac phospholamban — protein MDTVQQITRSAMRRVSEVNPQTRQNLQGLFVNFSLILICLLLMYIIKLLMF, from the coding sequence ATGGACACAGTTCAGCAAATAACCCGCTCTGCCATGCGAAGAGTTTCTGAAGTGAATCCACAAACCCGCCAAAACCTACAGGGACTCTTTGTCAATTTTTCTCTGATTCTTATTTGTCTCCTTCTTATGTACATCATAAAGCTGCTGATGTTTTAA